CCTCGAAGGCGGCCAGGACGCGGTACGTGGCGGAGAAGCCGCCCTCCACCCCTTCGGCCTGCACCGCGCCGCGGGTCACCACGCCGTGCCGGTCGAGGAGGGTACGGGCCAGGGCGTGGGCGCGGTGGGTCGGTTGCGGTTCGACCGGGGGCAGCAGGGACCAGCGGCCCGATACGGTCGGCGGGCCGGTCCGGGACGCCGGGCGGGCGGCGGCGGTGAGCGAGCCGTAGCGCCCGCGCGGGACGCTGCGCCGGGAGCGGTGGGCCGTGGAGCCCGCCGTCCGCCCCGAACCCAGGAGCGAGCGCAGCGGGGCCAGGGTGTCGTTGGTGAGCCGGCCGGACCAGGCCAGGTCCCACAGGGCGTCGGCCAGCTGCTGGTCCGTGCAGTCCGGGTGGGTGGTGGCCCGGACCTGGTCGGCGACCTGGCGGAAGAAGAGGCCGTATCCGCCGGAGAGCGTGGTGAGCACGGACTCGTGGAGCGCCGACAGCTCCAGCGGGTGCGGGGGAGGCAGGAGGAGCGGCGCGCTGTCGGCGAGGTAGAGGGAGACCCAGCCGTCCTTGCCGGGCAGGGCGCCCGCGCCCGCCCAGACGACCTCGCCCGTGGTCGTCAGCTCGTCGAGCATCGCCGGGGCGTAGCCCATGACCCGGCTCGGCAGGATCAGCTTCTCCAGCGCCGACGCGGGAACGGGCGCGCCCTGGAGCTGCTCGACGGCGCGGGCCAGCCCGTCGATGCCCCGCAGGCCGTTGGAGCCGAAGTGCTGCCACTGGGGGAGGAAGGAGGCGAGGGCCGCGGGCGGCACAGGCTCCAGCTCCTGGCGGAGCGCCGCCAGCGAACGGCGGCGGAGCCGGCGCAGCACCGTGGCGTCGCACCATTCCTGGCCGATGCCCGCCGGGTGGAATTCGCCCTGGACGGTCCGGCCGGAGGCCGACAGCCGTTGCAGCGCCCCGTCGGTGACGGCGGTGCCGAGCCCGAAGCGCTCGGCGGCCCTGGCGGCGGTGAACGGGCCGTGCGTCCGCGCGAAGCGGGCGAGGAGGTCGCCGAGCGGGTCCTTCACCGGCTCGGTGAACGCCTCGGGAACGCCGACCGGAAGCGCGGTTCCCAGGGCGTCGCGCAGCCGGCCCGCGTCCTCGATCGCCGCCCAGTGATCGGCCCCGGCGATCCGGACCTGGATCGCCCGGCGGGCCGACGCCAGCTCCGCCGCCCAAGCGGGCTCGGCGCCGCGCTCGGCCAGCTCGGCGTCGGTGAGGGGGCCCAGGACCCGCAGGAGGTCGGCGACCCCCTCGACGTCCTTGATCCGCCGGTCCTCGGTGAGCCACTGCAGCTCCCGCTCCAGCTCGGTGAGGACCTCGGGGTCGAGCAGTTCGCGCAGCTCCGCCTGGCCCAGCAGCTCGGCGAGGAGGTGGGAGTCCAGGGAGAGGGCGGCGGCGCGCCGCTCGGCGAGCGGTGAGTCGCCCTCGTACAGGAACTGCGCCACGTAGCCGAAGAGGAGCGAGCGGGCGAACGGGGAGGGCTCCTGGGTGGTCACCTCGACCAGCCGGACCCGGCGCGCCTCCAGGTCGCCCATCAGTTCCGTGAGCCCGGGGACGTCGAACACGTCCTGGAGGCATTCGCGGACGGCTTCCAGAACGATCGGGAACGAGCCGAACTCCGAGGCGACCTGGAGCAGCTGGGAAGCCCGCTGGCGCTGCTGCCAGAGCGGGGTGCGCTTGCCGGGGGAGCGCCGGGGCAGCAGCAGGGCGCGCGCGGCGCACTCCCGGAACCGGGCGGCGAACAGGGCCGATCCGCCCACCTGGTCGGTGACGATCTGCTGGACCTCGCCCCGCTCGAAGACCACGTCGGCGGCCGCCACCGGGGGCTGGTCGCTGTCGTACGCCACGGCTCCCGGCGCGGGTCCCTCGGTCCCCGCGTCCGGGGCCTTCGGGGCGTCGAGATCGAGCAGATCCAGGCCCATCATGTCCGCGTCGGGCAGCCGCAGCACGATCCCGTCGTCGGCGTGCATGACCTGGGCGTCCATCCCGTAGCGCTCACCGAGGCGGGCGGAGAGGGCGAGCGCCCAGGGGGCGTGCACCTGGGCGCCGAAGGGGGAGTGCACGACGACCCGCCAGTCGCCCAGCTCGTCCCGGAACCGCTCGACCAGGATCGTCCGGTCGTCCGGGACGTGGCCGCAGGCCCGGCGCTGCTCGTCCAGATAGGCCAGGATGTTGTCCGCCGCCCAGGCGTCGAGACCGGCGGCCAGCAGGCGCAGCCGGGCGTCCTCCTCGGACAGGCCGCCGATCTCACGGAGGAACGCTCCCAGGGCACGCCCGAGCTCCAGGGGGCGGCCCAGCTGGTCGCCCTTCCAGAACGGCAGCCGGCCCGGAACGCCCGGGGCGGGCGAGACGAGGACCCGGTCCCGGGTGATGTCCTCGATCCGCCAGGACGTGGTGCCCAGGGTGAAGACGTCGCCGACGCGGGACTCGTAGACCATCTCCTCGTCCAGCTCGCCGACCCGGCCGCCGCCCTTCTTCGGGTCGGCCCCGGCGAGGAAGACCCCGAAGAGCCCCCGGTCGGGAATGGTGCCGCCCGAGGTGACGGCGAGCCGCTGCGCGCCGGGGCGGCCCGTGACCGTGCCCCCGACGCGGTCCCAGACCACCCGGGGGCGCAGCTCCGCGAAGGCGTCGGAGGGATAGCGACCGGCGAGCATGTCGAGCACCGAGGTGAACGCCGACTCGGGGAGCGAGGCGAACGGTGCGGCCCGGCGGACCAGGGACAGCAGGTCGTCGGCCTGCCAGCTGTCCAAGGCCACCATGGCGACCAGCTGCTGCGCCAGGACGTCCAGCGGATTGGACGGGACGCGGAGCGCCTCGATCGCCCCTGTGCGCATCCGTTCGGTGACGACGGCGGCCTGCACCAGATCGCCGCGGTACTTCGGGAAGACCACCCCGGTGGAGACCGCGCCCACCTGGTGTCCGGCCCGGCCCACCCGCTGGAGGCCGGAGGCGACGGAGGGCGGGGACTCCACCTGGATCACCAGGTCGACCGCGCCCATGTCGATGCCCAGCTCCAGGCTGGAGGTGGCCACCACGGCGGGCAGCCGACCCGCCTTGAGGTCCTCCTCGACCTGGGCCCGCTGCTCCTTGGAGACCGATCCGTGGTGGGCGCGGGCCAGCAGGGCGGGAGCACCCCTGCCCGCGCCGGACTGGGCCATGATCTCGGCGGGAGCGTGCGCCTCCGGGAGCGCGGGGGCCGGGTTGTCGGGGTCGAACGCGGTGCCGGTGGCCCGCTCGTACGCGATCTCGTTCAGCCGGTTGCACAGGCGCTCCGCCAGCCGCCGGGAGTTGGCGAAGACGATGGTGGAGCGGTGCGCCTGCACGAGATCGGCGATGCGCTCCTCGACATGCGGCCAGATCGAGGGCTTGTCCGCCTGGCCGGAGTCGCCGTCCGTGGCGGGCGAGCCGCCCAGCTCGCCCAGATCCTCGACGGGGACCACGACCGAGAGGTCGAACTCCTTGGTGGACCGGGGCTGGACGATCTCCACCTTGCGCTGCGGCGACAGGAAGCGGGCCACCTCGTCGACGGGCCGGACCGTCGCGGACAGGCCGATGCGTCGGGCGGGACGCGGCAGCAGCTCGTCGAGACGCTCCAGCGACAGGGCGAGATGGGCGCCGCGCTTCGTGCCGGCGACCGCGTGCACCTCGTCGAGGATCACCGTCTCGACGCCGGCCAGCGCGTCCCGGGCGGAGGACGTCAGCATCAGGAACAGCGACTCGGGCGTGGTGATCAGGATGTCCGGCGGCCTGGTCACCAGGGAGCGCCGCTCGGCGGGCGGGGTGTCTCCGGAGCGGATGCCGACCCGCACCTCCGGCTCCGGCAGGCCCAGGCGGACCGACTCCTGGCGGATGCCGGTCAGCGGCGAGCGGAGGTTGCGCTCGACGTCGACCGCGAGGGCCTTGAGCGGGGACACGTAGAGCACCCGGCAGCGCTTCTTCGCGTCGGCGGGCGGCGGCTCGGCCGCCAGCTTGTCCAGTGAGGCGAGGAACGCCGCCAGTGTCTTACCGGAGCCGGTCGGCGCGACGACCAGGACATCGCTGCCCTCGCCGATGGCCCGCCAGGCGCCCTCCTGTGCCGCCGTGGGCGCGCTGAAGGCCCCGGCGAACCAACTGCGGGTCGCGGGCGAGAACGCGTCGAGCGCGGCGGATCCGGTCATGCTCCCCATCGTGCACCCCGGCACTGACAACGGGTCGGCGACACCACCCGCGGCAGCCCGCTCAGCCGGTGGCGCACGACCGGGACCTGCGAGAATGGCCCCATGACGGGCGCGGACGGCACGGAGGAGTGGGCGCGGCACTGGCAGTACGCCGAGCTGCCCGACCTCGATCTGCTGCGCGCCCGGTACGTCCGCCACACCTTCCCCCGGCACAGTCACGAGGGCTATGTCTTCGGGGCGGTCACCGGTGGGGTGGAGGACGTGGGGCTGCCGGACGGCACGGTCCACGCGGTCCCCGGAACCGTCGTCATGATCAACCCGGAGGTGCCGCACACCGCCCGCTCCGGGGCGCCCGAGGGCTGGGCGTACGCCACGCTCTACCCGTCGGCCCGGGTCGTCAACGACATCGCGGCCGAGGTGACGTCCCTGCGCGGCACGGTCGGCTTCGCCGAGACCCGGGTGACCGACCCTCACGCCTCCCGCCTGATCACCGAGGTGCACCGGGCCGCGGAGGAGGGCAACGCGCTGGCGGCCGACAGCCTGCTGCGGGTCCTGGTCACCCGACTCCTCGGCCGGCACGGCAGCCCGTTGCCCGGACTGGCCGCGCACGCCGGGAGCGCGCGGAACGCCGTGCACGCCCGCGCCGCGCTGGAGGAGCGCATGGCGGCCCCGCCCACGCTGGAGACGCTCGCCGCAGAGCTGGGCATCGGTCCGTTCGCACTGCTGCGAGCCTTCAAGAAGGAGTACGGGATGCCGCCCCACACGTGGCTGACCGACGCCCGGGTGCGCAGGGCCCGCCGCATGCTCGACGCCGGTGTCGCTCCCGCCGAGGCCGCGACCGCCGTCGGCTTCACGGACCAGCCGCACCTCAATCGTCACTTCACCCGGATAGTGGGTGTGCCCCCCGGTGCCTACCAGCGTGAGCGCGGCATGCCGCGGCCCGGAAGATGAAGAGGCGAGACCGTGCCGGCGAGGACGCGAGAACGTACCGGAGATGGTGCGGAACGCGTGGGCGAACCCGCGAGAACGCGCCGACGGGTGTGCAGAACCCGTCGGCGGGTGTGCAGAACGTACCGCCGGGTGTTCAGAACCTGCCGACTGGTGTGCAAGAACGTACAAGACCTGGCCCCGGCGATCCCCGTAGCGTTCCGGGCGTGGCAGAACAGACAGCACTCCCAGAGAGCACCGGCCCGGCCGGTGCCATGTCCGCCGGGCCGCCCGGCACGGCGGCCGAGGCCCGACCGGACAAGCCGGACGCGGCCGTCGTCCGCGACGCGCTCGGCGTCGGTATCGCCGTAGGACTCTCCGGCTTCGCCTTCGGTGTGACCTCCGCCGGCTCCGGCCTCAGCCTGTTGCAGACCTGCGCCCTGAGTCTTCTCGTCTTCACCGGTGCCTCGCAGTTCGCCCTGGTCGGGGCGCTGGCCGCGGGCGGCAACCCCTACACCGCCGCGGCCGGGGCGTTCTTCCTGGGCGTCCGGAACGCGTTCTACGGTCTGCGCCTCTCCCAACTGCTCGCCCTTCCCCGTGCGGTACGGCCATTCGCCGCCCACTGGGTCATCGACGAGACGACCGCGGTCACCCTGCCGCAGCCCACCCGCCGGGCCGCGCGGATCGGCTTCACGGTCACCGGACTGACCCTGTACGTGCTGTGGAACCTCACCACCCTGGTGGGCGCCCTGGGCGCCGAGGCGCTGGGCGACACCGACACGTGGGGCCTGGACGCGGCGAGTCCCGCGGTGTTCCTCGCGCTGCTCGCGCCGATGCTCAAGAGCACCACCGAACGCGTCACGGCGGGGCTGGCCGTTCTGCTGGCCCTGACGCTGCTGCCCGTTCTGCCGGCGGGCGTGCCCGTCCTGCTGTCGGCGCTCGCGGCGCCCGTCGTCCTCTTCCTCATGGGACGGACGAAACGGGGACAGTACGCCAGGAGCACAGAGGACGCCGGGAACGCGGAGAACGCCGAAGGCACCGCGGACGCCGAGAGCACCGCGGACGGTACGGCGACACAGCGGAAGAAGGGTGAGCGGCGCTCATGAACGTCTGGATTGCCATCGGACTGACCGTGGCGGGCTGCTACCTCGCCAAACTCCTGGGCCTGCTGGTGCCCGCGGGCGTGCTGGAGCGGCCGCTCGTCCAGCGGATGGCCGCCCTGCTGCCCGTGGCGCTGCTGGCGGCTCTGACCGCGCAGCAGACCTTCGGCGACGGCCAGCAGCTCGTCCTCGACGCCCGTGCCGCCGGTCTCGGCGCGGCGGCACTCGCCCTGGTCCTTCGCGCCCCCTTCCTGGTCGTCGTCGGCGCGGGCGTCCTGGTCACGGCGGGCGTGCGCGCTCTGGCCTGAGCGGGGCGGGCGACCGGCTGACCGGCTGACCGGGCGAGAAGGCGCCCGCCCATCACGCCGGGCACGGTCAGCCGAGCGGACGACCGTACGAGCGGAGCGTCCCCAAGGCTCTGAGCGTCACCAGGGGACGCCCTTCCAGTGCGGTTCCCGGCGCCCACTGACGCCAGGTCACGGGCCATCCGCCGTCGTCCTGCTGCTCGGCGGCCAGGTGGTCGAGCGAGCGCTCCAGCTCCTCGTCCGTGAACCAGCGACGGGCCAGGGATCCGGGCGTACGGGCGTAGTCGTGCGGGAAGTGGTGCTCGCCCGGCGCGTAGCCCGTCGCCACCGGGTACTCCGCCCGTCTGGACGGATCGAGCACCGCCAGGCGCTGTTCGCGCACCAGGCGGCCGAGCCGGTCGGCCGCCGCCTCGGCACGGGCTTGGTCGGGGGCGCCGTCCAGGAAGGCGACCGCGGCCTCGACCTCGTAGGGATGGGACTGCTCCAGAGCCTCGACGGCACTCCAGCAGAAGTCCGTCGCCCGGAACAGCCATGCGTGCCACACCTGATTGCCGTGGAGCAGCCCGACGACCGGGCCGGTCGCGAGCAGCTCCGCCGGCGGGTTGTCCACGATCGGGATGAACGGTGCCGCGGGATAGCCGCGCTGCGTGGGGAGCAGCGCGGGCAGAGCGCCTTCCTTGGTCGACACATCGGTCAGATAGCGACAGATCCGTTCCACGCGCTGTCCGTCGCAGCGGCCGATCGAATCAAGGACGCTCAGCGCGTGGGCGGTGTGCAACGGCTGGCTGACCGGACCCCGGAGATCGGGTTCCAGCGCGTGACCGTAGCCGCCGTCCTCGTTCAGATAGGCGGAGAGGGCCGTCTCGACTGCATCGGGATCTCCGTCCAGGAATCCATGGGCGAACCTCCGCTGTTCGAGGACCCGGGCGGTGAGCCAGATGAACTGCTCGGCGCGGGCGAGGGTGTTTGCTCCGGTTCCAGCCATGGACCGACCGTAGAGCGGAAAGGAGCCCGGCAGGTGCCCGGCGGACCGGCTGCACTCTCAGGAGCGGGATACTGGTGGCATGCGGTTGACGATTTTCTGGGAGCGGATGGCCGACCACTTCGGTGCGGCGTACGCGGACTCCTTCGCCCGTGACCATGTGATGGCCGAACTCGGCGGCCGCACGGTGCACCAGGCCCTGGACGCGGGCTGGGACGCCAAGGACGTGTGGCGCGGGGTCTGCACGGCCATGGACGTCCCGGCCGACCGGCGCTGAAGCCCGTGTGCGCTCCGGCGGGTGAGCGCTGAACCCCGTTCCGGGCGGGAGTGGAACCGGGCCGGAACCGGAACGGTCGGCTCAGGGCGGGGAACCGGTGACCGGCGGCATGGGCCAGACTTGTCCCGTGTCATCGACAGACGAGACCGCCCCGCCCCAGCCGTCCGCATCCACGCCCGCCCCGCCGGCCGCACCACCCGCCCCGCCCTCCGGCACCGGAGGGGTCCGCATGCCCGGCTGGCTGCCGCGTGCGATGGTGCTGGCCCTCGCGCTCTACGCCTGCTTCCAGCTCGGCAGCTGGGCGTTCTACCAGCTCATCGGGTTGCTGACGAACGTGCTGATCGCGTTCTTCCTCGCGCTCGCCATCGAGCCCGCGGTCGGCCGGATGGCCGGTCGCGGCATGCGCCGCGGGCTGGCCACGTTCCTCGTCTTCCTCGTCCTGATGATCTTCGGCGTCGGATTCGTGGTGCTGCTGGGGTCGATGCTCGCGGGCCAGATCGTCGACATGGTCGACGAGTTCCCGAAGTACATCGACTCGGTGATCAACTGGGTCAACCAGACCTTCCGCACCGAACTCTCCCGGGTCGAGGTCCAGGACAGCCTGCTGCACTCCGACTGGCTGCAGAAGTACGTCCAGAACAGCGCCACCGGAGTGCTCGACGTCTCCACCACGGTCCTCGGCGGGCTGTTCCGGCTGTTGACGATCTTCCTGTTCTCCTTCTACTTCGCGGCCGACGGTCCCCGGCTCCGCCGCGCCCTGTGCTCCGTCCTGCCGCCGGCCCGGCAGACCGAGGTGCTGCGCGCCTGGGAGATCGCGGTCGACAAGACCGGCGGATACATCTACTCGCGCGGCCTGATGGCGTTGATCTCCGGCGTCGCGCACTACGTCCTGCTGGTGATCCTCGGGGTGCCCTACGCCCCGGCACTCGCCGTCTGGGTCGGGCTCGTCTCGCAGTTCATCCCCACCATCGGCACGTATCTCGCGGGCGCCCTGCCCATGCTGATCGCCTTCACGGTCGACCCCTGGTACGCGTTGTACGTGCTCGGGTTCGTCGTGATCTACCAGCAGTTCGAGAACTACGTGCTCCAGCCCAAGCTGACCGCGAAGACCGTCGACATCCACCCCGCGGTCGCCTTCGGGTCGGTCATCGCCGGCACGGCCCTGCTCGGCGCGGTCGGCGCGCTGGTCGCCATTCCCGCG
The nucleotide sequence above comes from Streptomyces sp. NBC_01116. Encoded proteins:
- a CDS encoding DUF3046 domain-containing protein, which produces MRLTIFWERMADHFGAAYADSFARDHVMAELGGRTVHQALDAGWDAKDVWRGVCTAMDVPADRR
- a CDS encoding DEAD/DEAH box helicase → MTGSAALDAFSPATRSWFAGAFSAPTAAQEGAWRAIGEGSDVLVVAPTGSGKTLAAFLASLDKLAAEPPPADAKKRCRVLYVSPLKALAVDVERNLRSPLTGIRQESVRLGLPEPEVRVGIRSGDTPPAERRSLVTRPPDILITTPESLFLMLTSSARDALAGVETVILDEVHAVAGTKRGAHLALSLERLDELLPRPARRIGLSATVRPVDEVARFLSPQRKVEIVQPRSTKEFDLSVVVPVEDLGELGGSPATDGDSGQADKPSIWPHVEERIADLVQAHRSTIVFANSRRLAERLCNRLNEIAYERATGTAFDPDNPAPALPEAHAPAEIMAQSGAGRGAPALLARAHHGSVSKEQRAQVEEDLKAGRLPAVVATSSLELGIDMGAVDLVIQVESPPSVASGLQRVGRAGHQVGAVSTGVVFPKYRGDLVQAAVVTERMRTGAIEALRVPSNPLDVLAQQLVAMVALDSWQADDLLSLVRRAAPFASLPESAFTSVLDMLAGRYPSDAFAELRPRVVWDRVGGTVTGRPGAQRLAVTSGGTIPDRGLFGVFLAGADPKKGGGRVGELDEEMVYESRVGDVFTLGTTSWRIEDITRDRVLVSPAPGVPGRLPFWKGDQLGRPLELGRALGAFLREIGGLSEEDARLRLLAAGLDAWAADNILAYLDEQRRACGHVPDDRTILVERFRDELGDWRVVVHSPFGAQVHAPWALALSARLGERYGMDAQVMHADDGIVLRLPDADMMGLDLLDLDAPKAPDAGTEGPAPGAVAYDSDQPPVAAADVVFERGEVQQIVTDQVGGSALFAARFRECAARALLLPRRSPGKRTPLWQQRQRASQLLQVASEFGSFPIVLEAVRECLQDVFDVPGLTELMGDLEARRVRLVEVTTQEPSPFARSLLFGYVAQFLYEGDSPLAERRAAALSLDSHLLAELLGQAELRELLDPEVLTELERELQWLTEDRRIKDVEGVADLLRVLGPLTDAELAERGAEPAWAAELASARRAIQVRIAGADHWAAIEDAGRLRDALGTALPVGVPEAFTEPVKDPLGDLLARFARTHGPFTAARAAERFGLGTAVTDGALQRLSASGRTVQGEFHPAGIGQEWCDATVLRRLRRRSLAALRQELEPVPPAALASFLPQWQHFGSNGLRGIDGLARAVEQLQGAPVPASALEKLILPSRVMGYAPAMLDELTTTGEVVWAGAGALPGKDGWVSLYLADSAPLLLPPPHPLELSALHESVLTTLSGGYGLFFRQVADQVRATTHPDCTDQQLADALWDLAWSGRLTNDTLAPLRSLLGSGRTAGSTAHRSRRSVPRGRYGSLTAAARPASRTGPPTVSGRWSLLPPVEPQPTHRAHALARTLLDRHGVVTRGAVQAEGVEGGFSATYRVLAAFEDNGQARRGYVVEGLGAAQFAMDGAVDRLRAASTARDRRDPDSAPQALVLAAADPANAYGAALPWPESPDGAGHKPGRKAGALVVLVDGELTLYMERGGKTLLAWPSDPESPALRAAAEALAASARGGALGTVTVERTNGVSSLTSPLGRTLEAAGFLATPRGLRLRA
- a CDS encoding AzlD domain-containing protein; the protein is MNVWIAIGLTVAGCYLAKLLGLLVPAGVLERPLVQRMAALLPVALLAALTAQQTFGDGQQLVLDARAAGLGAAALALVLRAPFLVVVGAGVLVTAGVRALA
- a CDS encoding AI-2E family transporter, whose product is MPGWLPRAMVLALALYACFQLGSWAFYQLIGLLTNVLIAFFLALAIEPAVGRMAGRGMRRGLATFLVFLVLMIFGVGFVVLLGSMLAGQIVDMVDEFPKYIDSVINWVNQTFRTELSRVEVQDSLLHSDWLQKYVQNSATGVLDVSTTVLGGLFRLLTIFLFSFYFAADGPRLRRALCSVLPPARQTEVLRAWEIAVDKTGGYIYSRGLMALISGVAHYVLLVILGVPYAPALAVWVGLVSQFIPTIGTYLAGALPMLIAFTVDPWYALYVLGFVVIYQQFENYVLQPKLTAKTVDIHPAVAFGSVIAGTALLGAVGALVAIPAIATLQAFLGAYVKRYDVTDDPRVHGGSSRAPGRRLPSRMRRLVNGPRAAGRGGAEGGPDGPPQR
- a CDS encoding AzlC family ABC transporter permease; translation: MAEQTALPESTGPAGAMSAGPPGTAAEARPDKPDAAVVRDALGVGIAVGLSGFAFGVTSAGSGLSLLQTCALSLLVFTGASQFALVGALAAGGNPYTAAAGAFFLGVRNAFYGLRLSQLLALPRAVRPFAAHWVIDETTAVTLPQPTRRAARIGFTVTGLTLYVLWNLTTLVGALGAEALGDTDTWGLDAASPAVFLALLAPMLKSTTERVTAGLAVLLALTLLPVLPAGVPVLLSALAAPVVLFLMGRTKRGQYARSTEDAGNAENAEGTADAESTADGTATQRKKGERRS
- a CDS encoding AraC family transcriptional regulator produces the protein MTGADGTEEWARHWQYAELPDLDLLRARYVRHTFPRHSHEGYVFGAVTGGVEDVGLPDGTVHAVPGTVVMINPEVPHTARSGAPEGWAYATLYPSARVVNDIAAEVTSLRGTVGFAETRVTDPHASRLITEVHRAAEEGNALAADSLLRVLVTRLLGRHGSPLPGLAAHAGSARNAVHARAALEERMAAPPTLETLAAELGIGPFALLRAFKKEYGMPPHTWLTDARVRRARRMLDAGVAPAEAATAVGFTDQPHLNRHFTRIVGVPPGAYQRERGMPRPGR